In a single window of the Helicobacter felis ATCC 49179 genome:
- a CDS encoding coiled-coil domain-containing protein encodes MGNIASINFKPTKLNIQVNHNDRSIAPSYVLESGGLGIECNRNAQEASALRDNLVQNAMEVYYQRFRQKFQAKNYLWSAVVNLKDTSTMQDLERLAKHFKDKYGFQCYQIAIHRDEGHVDDEGVEHINHHAHLEFVTLDEHTGKNRMKAVSAFTLMNIQTETAEILKMNRGERKRDYIDENGNFVKGTGRKRIEPRAYGRLMEQVKKERESSKEVSPYSKWSYKSALERYRNGVLGLLDELEERAREGERFGSGFSTFCSLYGLSIYRLKEATENDDDVLAIMNFCLRFFKEEAESLLRDEEYQKRDERGLRQENQELAEGYGEVVTALLDLADIIVPKEERKPSLHLERNRRLTRKEITAFARALVGETKSLVSETRKRWIAKNKDLKALGDLAHYTQEDYKALNALKDEGLSIEDLRNRIAELEKEAEKRSEELKGVKEKYKEYLSPYVVEFVVKNATNQYKDYLSPEQVAEQVEAKRLKDLGYLCTFAGMSNEDLPQNAHEALISLATSISDLRKDKREFEKGIKESFVELCDLAGGGEAYTLETAREKLRGRIEELVKSINALQEAQKSQENEQRDKTALENLQNENKTLNEQNGALRGENETLKGQNNALSLQGEQDKKTIGSLRGKIQELENALETAQNAPQSTEDTKKGEDTPKGLQAEYEALKGQYEAKDKEIADKDEKIAELQSENARLSNNVQTEALQTLMGEMYVLTQKLTKIDPEVAKLAEIDPEMVQGLVNWADSLLFDFPRLKDAVMELYERAIKEQAKKGKGGGGKGLL; translated from the coding sequence ATGGGCAATATTGCCTCAATCAACTTCAAGCCCACAAAGTTAAATATCCAAGTTAATCACAATGACCGCAGTATTGCACCTAGCTATGTGCTAGAGAGTGGAGGGTTAGGTATTGAGTGCAATAGGAATGCACAAGAGGCTTCAGCCCTAAGAGATAACCTTGTGCAGAATGCTATGGAGGTTTATTATCAGCGTTTCAGGCAAAAGTTTCAGGCTAAGAACTATCTGTGGAGTGCTGTAGTTAATCTCAAGGACACTAGCACCATGCAAGACCTAGAGCGGTTAGCCAAGCACTTTAAGGACAAATACGGGTTTCAGTGTTATCAAATCGCCATCCATAGAGATGAGGGGCATGTAGATGATGAGGGGGTAGAGCATATCAATCACCATGCGCATTTAGAGTTTGTAACGCTTGATGAACACACGGGTAAGAATCGCATGAAGGCGGTGTCTGCATTTACGCTTATGAATATACAGACAGAAACCGCAGAGATTCTAAAGATGAATAGGGGGGAGCGTAAGCGCGACTACATAGATGAGAATGGCAACTTTGTAAAGGGCACGGGCAGAAAGCGCATTGAGCCTAGAGCTTACGGGCGGTTGATGGAGCAGGTAAAGAAAGAGCGCGAGTCTTCAAAGGAGGTGTCCCCTTATTCTAAGTGGTCGTATAAGAGTGCGCTTGAGCGGTATAGAAATGGCGTGCTTGGATTGCTTGATGAGCTTGAGGAGAGGGCTAGGGAGGGAGAAAGGTTTGGTTCTGGGTTTTCTACTTTTTGTAGCTTGTATGGGTTGAGTATCTATAGGTTAAAAGAAGCGACAGAGAATGATGATGATGTCCTTGCAATAATGAATTTTTGTTTGCGGTTTTTTAAAGAGGAGGCGGAGAGTCTTTTGAGAGATGAGGAGTATCAAAAGAGGGATGAAAGGGGACTTCGGCAGGAAAACCAAGAGCTTGCAGAAGGGTATGGGGAAGTAGTAACCGCCCTGCTTGATCTTGCCGACATCATAGTGCCTAAAGAGGAGAGAAAACCTTCCCTTCACCTAGAAAGAAACAGAAGGCTCACGCGTAAAGAGATAACGGCGTTTGCAAGGGCGTTAGTGGGTGAAACAAAATCATTGGTAAGCGAAACGCGTAAGCGGTGGATAGCCAAAAATAAAGACCTGAAAGCTTTGGGTGATCTAGCGCACTATACGCAGGAGGACTACAAGGCGTTAAATGCTCTAAAAGATGAGGGTTTGAGTATTGAGGATTTGAGGAATCGCATTGCCGAGCTAGAGAAGGAGGCTGAGAAACGCAGTGAGGAGCTGAAAGGGGTGAAAGAGAAGTATAAGGAGTATCTGAGCCCCTATGTAGTGGAGTTTGTTGTTAAAAACGCTACGAATCAATATAAGGATTATTTGAGCCCTGAGCAGGTAGCCGAGCAAGTAGAAGCCAAACGCCTAAAGGATTTGGGTTACCTTTGCACTTTTGCGGGCATGTCAAACGAGGATTTGCCTCAAAACGCTCACGAAGCTTTGATTAGTCTTGCAACGAGTATCAGTGATTTGAGAAAGGATAAGCGGGAGTTTGAAAAAGGCATAAAAGAGTCTTTTGTTGAGCTTTGTGATCTTGCAGGTGGGGGCGAGGCTTATACGCTTGAAACCGCTAGGGAAAAGCTTAGAGGGAGGATTGAGGAGCTTGTAAAGAGCATTAACGCCCTTCAGGAGGCGCAGAAATCCCAAGAGAACGAGCAGAGGGATAAAACCGCCCTTGAGAACTTGCAAAACGAAAATAAGACCTTAAACGAGCAGAATGGGGCTTTAAGGGGTGAGAACGAGACTTTGAAGGGGCAAAACAACGCATTGAGCTTGCAGGGTGAGCAGGATAAGAAAACGATAGGAAGTCTTAGGGGAAAAATACAAGAGCTTGAAAACGCGCTAGAAACCGCTCAAAACGCCCCACAATCAACAGAGGATACAAAGAAGGGGGAAGATACCCCCAAAGGCTTACAAGCCGAATATGAGGCTTTAAAAGGGCAATACGAGGCTAAAGACAAAGAGATTGCGGATAAAGATGAAAAGATTGCAGAATTGCAGTCAGAAAACGCGCGTTTGTCTAATAATGTGCAGACAGAAGCTTTGCAGACTCTAATGGGGGAAATGTATGTCCTAACCCAAAAGCTAACCAAGATAGACCCCGAAGTGGCAAAACTAGCCGAAATAGACCCTGAAATGGTGCAGGGGTTAGTAAATTGGGCAGATTCTCTGCTTTTTGATTTTCCACGCCTTAAAGACGCTGTGATGGAATTGTATGAGAGAGCTATCAAAGAGCAGGCAAAAAAGGGCAAGGGGGGCGGGGGTAAAGGATTGCTTTAG